CCATGAGTAAGTCTTTCTAGAGCCCGGACGAGCGGGGTAGGGATAGATCGGCTTCGATCCCTGGATGAACGACTGCAGAGGCTGCAACATATCAGAATACAGGTGCATTCCGAAAGGAATCCCAGGCGATCCACCACGACCGATAGAACAAGCTGTCTCTTTATTATTGACTTTTTCTGTTCGTCCTGATAGCTTTGATTAGTTCTGATTCGATGCATCGGAATATCTCTGTTGGCATCCATCGAAGATTGCCGCGCGTGAGATGCGTTTTCGGTCTTTCGCGATTTCATTTGCAATAGGAATCGAGTAGATGAAAGGGAACTGGCAATGAACCAAGAATTCCTCCAAGTACGAGAGCGCGAGTTTTACTTCGAAGAAGATAAGATTGTCCTACGCGGTTACGGCCTGGGTCCGCTGCTCAACCTGGAGCATTTCATGTTGGGCCTGCCCGGAACGGACCAGCAGATCCGTTCGGCCATCATCGGCGCCTACGGGGAAGAGAAGGCGCAGCAATTTTGGGACGCTTACTATCGGGTGATGATCGACGAAGCTGATTTCGAGTTCCTGCAGCGCCTGGGCGTCAACTCGCTGCGCCTTTCCTTCAACTACCACCTCTTCGAAGACGACCAGAATCCATATGTCTACGATGAGGGCGGTTTCGCGGAAATCGATCGTATACTCACGCTGTGTGAAAAATTCGGAATTTTCGCCATCCTGGATCTGCATGCCGCGCCGGGCGGCCAAAACCCGGACTGGCATTCGGATAACGCCCTTGGTGAAAGCTTGCTTTGGGAACACGCCGATTTCCGTAAACGGACGATCGCGCTGTGGAAACACATCGCTGCGCGCTACGCCGCCAATCCCTGGGTCGGCGCCTACGATCTGCTCAACGAACCCGTGTTAATGATCCCGAACAAGAAGCTGCTGAATCGTTTCTACCTGGATTTGATCCGAGAGATTCGCGGCGTCGATAGGAATCACATGCTTTTCGTCGAAGGTGATTTCTACGCCACGCGCTTCGAAGTGTTAGATCCGTTCGAAGATCCGAACGTGGCGTTGAGTTTTCATTTTTACCCATTTTTCCATCAAGACTTCTCAGGAAAAGCGACCCAGAAGGAGCGGGTGGAAGAGGAACTGCTGCGCAGTGTACCGCTGGAAGAAATCGTAGAGCGGTTCGAGCGTCCTCTCTGGTGTGGGGAGACGGGCGCACGCTTTGGTCATCCACAGCGAGCGCATTTCGAAAGCATGCTCGCAGATGTCTTGGATATATTCGAGGCGAGGGGGATCTCCTGGTCGATTTGGGCTTACAAAGACGCCCGGAGTATGGGAACCGTCCATCCGACGGCCGATTCCGAATGGATGCGTTTTTCCGAACGAGCCAGCGAGGGATGGAGTTTCTGGAAGGAATTTCCTGCACGTTTTGAACGCGCCGATGAAGCGTTGATGGCCTACGATTACGAAGTCCTGCCGATGACAAAACACAAACTCGCTTTTCGATTGTTGGCCAACAAGATGTTGATCCAGAAGGAGCGATATCCCGGCATCTTTGCAGATATTCCTTTCGAATCGCTGCTGGGTTATTTGGACTCGTTTCGTTTCGATCGCTGCGAGGTGTGGCAAGAAGTCGCCGATCTGGTGATGAGACACACGGGTAGGGGATGAACACGGAAGTGTGATCGATTCGCCGGTTTGGATCTCAATCCTTCTCGCGCAACGTGAGTGTCACCAAGATCAGGGCCAACAGTCCGTACGCAGGCAGGCGCAGCAGGAGGAGTAAATTGTCTGCCAGCGTCTGTCCTTTGATCAATTTTTGCAGCACCTCGTTGGCGTAGTACAACGGGGTCAAATAACTCAAGACCTGCGACCATTTCGGAAGCTGATCGATCGGTAAGATGATTCCGGATAGGATCACGGAGAGTACCACCAGGGGGATGAAGGGGAAGACCTGGCCTTCGTTGCGGGCAAAATTCGACACGAGCATGCCGATGGCCATGCTGAGGACGGAAAGAAGCCACATCACCACGTACATCTGCGCCATCGTCCCGAAGGTATAACCGAGGTCGAAGAGCAAATTGAGTTCGAAAAGCACCATCAGGCTTTGCGCCGTGGCCAACACGGTATACGCCAGTAGGTAGCCCCCGATGATCTCGAATTCTCTGTAACCGCTTACAAACATACGCGCCAGCGTGCCGGCCGTCCGTTCACGCACCAGCACGATGGCCGTGAGCACGAAGGTGATGAAATGCACGATGAACGCCGCATAGGGAATGGCGTAGACGGTGACGTCGAAGAATGGGGAAGCCAGCGCGTCGATGACGACCTTGATGAAATAGATGATCGCCAGCGGGAAAAGGATCGAAATCGCCACGAAGCGATGGTCGTGGCGCAGCTGCTTCAAGACCCGGCTTGCAATGGCGACCAAGCGGCTAATGGCGGGTTTCATCTTCGGGCTCCTTTGAATGTTGTTCGTCGATCATGCGCAGGATGACCGTCTCTAGGGATTCTTCTTCGATTTCGATGCGGCGAACCTGGGGATCGAGCCCGTCTCGCTGGAGTAGTTCCGGCAGCGCCTCGGGATAGTTCTCCACCGTTCTTTCGCTCACCTTCGATCCGCGCCAGATCTTGATCTTCGCCCGGTTTTTCCAGAGCAGCTTGCGCGGCGTATCGTCGGCGAGCAAGGTCCCTCGATGCAAAATGGCCAGGTTATCGCAGTACAACGCCTCGTCCATCTGGTGTGTGCTGACGATGATGGTCACATCGTTGGCCGTCAGTTCACGGAAATGCTGCCAGAAGGCAGCGCGCAATTGAGGATCGATGCCCGACGTCGGCTCGTCCAGGAAGAGCATCTGGGGTCGGTGGACCAGGGCGCAGGCCAGCGAAACGCGCTGTTTCATCCCGCCGGAAAATTGGTAGATGGAGTCGTCGGCGCGCTGCTCTAATCCGACGAACTTAAGGACTTGCTCGACATGTTGGGATAGATCGCTGCCTTGATGGGCGCGGCCGAAGAAGCGGATGTTGTCTCTCGCCGAAAGATCTTCATACAGGGCCGGGTCCTGTGGCATGTAGCCGATTTTCTGGCGCAGGGCGTCTTTCTGTTTTATGGGATCCAAACCCAATACGGATATCTCTCCCATGCTGGGTTTCGTTGCGCCAATCAGCAGACGGATGAGCGTGGTTTTCCCGGCGCCGTTGGGCCCAAGCAGGCCAAATATCTGGCCGCCTTTGATGGAGAGTGATATGCTTTTCAACGCTTGAACGTCGTCGAAGTTCTTGGATACACCGTGGATGCGGATGGATGTGCGGTTCGTCATCGATAACTCCGTTGCATGTATTCATGGATACCCGGAAATGTGATAGAAATACACTTCGATGCGACAGGACTTATTCTAAACGAGATGGAAGTTGATTCAAAGTCTGCTATCGTATCAGATCTCTCATATCAATGATGGATTTGATGGGGAGGAAAGGCGTGCTTCAATCACCCGAAACGATCCTCGTGGCCGATCTTTTCCCGGAGATCCTCGATTGCCTGCTTGCGCTGCTGTCCGGCATGAGTCGAGAGGAATGGCAGCGCCCCACGGCCTGCGCAGGTTGGAACGTCAAGGACGTGGCGCTACATTTACTGGGCGTGGAAGTGGGAAATCTTTCTGTGCGGCGCGATGGCTACGTTGCCACGCAGGAAATTCGTGATTGCCGAGAACTTGTCGAATTCATCGACACCTGGAATCAGGATTGGGTGCGGGTCACGCGGCGCATGAGCACGCGCTTGTTGGTCGAGACGCTGCGTTTCGTCGGAGAACAAGTTTGCGGTCATTTTCAGCTCCTGAATCCGCATCTGATCGGCGGACCGGTTTCGTGGGCGGGGCCCGATCCGGCGCCGGTTTGGCTGGATCTGGCGCGCGAGTATACGGAGCGTTGGCATCATCAGCAGCACATTCGTGATGCGGTGGATCGGCCAGGTCTCAAGGAACCGAAATACTTCGCGCCGGTGCTGGGGACTTTCGTGTGGGGATTGCCGCATGCATATCGAAGCGTTGACGCCGAGGATGGAATTACGCTTTCGCTGACGATCGAGGGCGATTCGGGCGGTAGCTGGTCGATCCGGCGAGAAGCAGAATCCTGGCGGTTGTATGCGGGAAGGGCCGATCGTCCGGATGCTGCCGTACGCATCGATGAAGATGTCGCCTGGCGCCTTTTCACCCGCGGCATGGACTGGAAAGCGGCGGAGGACAGCGTGACGTTTTCCGGCGATCGGCAATTAGCGGACGGTATCTCGAACGTGATTTCGATCATCGCTTGAGACGAAAATCGAAGGCGATGGCTGGAGGTTGGCCACTGCGCAACCGCATGAAAATTCTACTCCTGCTCTTCTTCACTATCGTCATCGTGCCTGCGATTGTGCTTGCCGATCTGGGTCGGCTTCCCGGTTTCCTGGCCGCGATTTACGCCTTTCCGGATGGGGACAAAGTGGGGCATTTCGTCCTGTACGGCGTCCTCGCTTTCCTGCTCGTGATCGCCTTACCTTTCGGCAAGTCTCAAAAACGCTGGAAAACGCCGCTTCTGGCCTGCAGTCTGCTTGTCGTCGCCATCGGGATCGAAGAAATATCGCAAAGCCTGCTGGTCACCCGCAGCGCCGACGTACTGGATTTCGCCTGCAGTGTGCTGGGTGTGGCGCTTTTTGGCTGCGTGGCATGGCGGATCAAATGCAAAAAGCTATCCACCAAGACCGATGGATAGCTAGATGACCTGGAAGAGCAGATAGCTTCCGCGTGATTAATACTGCGTAGCCTGTATTTCGGTGATCTCGCCTCGCGACGTGATCTCGCCTTCCCAATGCAGTGACGCACTCGTGTTGTCGATGACCAAATTGTATTTGGAAACGATCGGTGCAGCGGGCATAAAGCTGACCTCGACGGTCCAGGCATCAGCCGTAAATATCACGAACACGATGCCAGGTTCCTTCGGTTCCGGCCTTTCCACTGCCCAAACCCCCGGCGCCGTCAAGTTGTAGTTTTCGACCAAGAAAACAACAACAGCGTCCCGGGCTTCGTCGGCCGAAAGGATTGTCGCCGGGGGAATGTAAGCAATTTCCTGGATTTCCCCATTAGCGTCGATGGTCCCTTGCCAATTGAAACCAGTAATATTACCGATTTCGACCTCGTATGTCGGCGGTTCTACGGCGTTCTCTACTGGCGTCAATGCAATCATCCAGGAATCGGAAACGAACCGTCTGGTCGGCGAATCGTCCGGGCCACTTTCGAAGTTTTGCCATTCGCCGGATATTTCGATGTCGTAGTGCTGGACGAGATATTCGACGATCGCCTGCCGGGCGACAACGACATCGTCGGCCTCGGATTTGGCTCCGGCACCTTCATCGGCGGGTAGAGTCTCCAGAGAATCTCCGGGCTGGCATTCACCGCGGAAATAGGCCCATTCATCGCACTCGCTGCCGTCGTCGAATATACAGATACCGTATTGACCGCCGTCCGCATCCGTGCGTATCTCGAGCGTGCCGCCCTGGTCTTCGCAGAACACCGAAGCCGGGTTGGGCAGTCCTGCATTCTGCGCTTCGGTTACCGCTTCCGTAGGGGTTCGTTGACAGCCTGATGCCAGCAGCAAGGAGACGGTGATCATCCATGAGGCATTGCGTTTGGTTTTCATGTTCACATTCTCCGAATTTCATTCGTAATCGTGATTTCTATCACAAATGACGCCGTCCGTGTCGAAAAGGTTCCAGGGATTTGGAGATCGTTCTACATCGAGCTGCGCATGCGTTTTCGATTGATGAAAGCTGCAAGTTGCGAACAGTGCCGCATTTGATAGGCTCGGGGCATATTATACTGAATCTCTGCAACCCTGAAGATCGGTCTGCAGACCCGGATAGAAGGTGCGCGACATTCGAGCGACATCGAGTACAATCTAGGGTCGATCTCATCGAAATGATCGTTTATTTTGAACGCCGGAGTTGCAGTCGATGAAGTCGCGAGAACAGGGAGGTTTTGTGTCGACCAAGGAATTGAGTAAGAAAGCTGCGAGCTATCTCCGCCGGCTGTGCGTGGACATTCCCAACCGGCAGGTCGGCAGCGCCGGAAATCGGCAGGCGACGGATTATTTCGGCGGATTGATGGCTTCGATGGGCTACGAGATCGAATATCCGCAGTTCGACTGCATCGACTGGCGCGA
This is a stretch of genomic DNA from Anaerolineales bacterium. It encodes these proteins:
- a CDS encoding cellulase family glycosylhydrolase translates to MNQEFLQVREREFYFEEDKIVLRGYGLGPLLNLEHFMLGLPGTDQQIRSAIIGAYGEEKAQQFWDAYYRVMIDEADFEFLQRLGVNSLRLSFNYHLFEDDQNPYVYDEGGFAEIDRILTLCEKFGIFAILDLHAAPGGQNPDWHSDNALGESLLWEHADFRKRTIALWKHIAARYAANPWVGAYDLLNEPVLMIPNKKLLNRFYLDLIREIRGVDRNHMLFVEGDFYATRFEVLDPFEDPNVALSFHFYPFFHQDFSGKATQKERVEEELLRSVPLEEIVERFERPLWCGETGARFGHPQRAHFESMLADVLDIFEARGISWSIWAYKDARSMGTVHPTADSEWMRFSERASEGWSFWKEFPARFERADEALMAYDYEVLPMTKHKLAFRLLANKMLIQKERYPGIFADIPFESLLGYLDSFRFDRCEVWQEVADLVMRHTGRG
- a CDS encoding ABC transporter ATP-binding protein; translated protein: MTNRTSIRIHGVSKNFDDVQALKSISLSIKGGQIFGLLGPNGAGKTTLIRLLIGATKPSMGEISVLGLDPIKQKDALRQKIGYMPQDPALYEDLSARDNIRFFGRAHQGSDLSQHVEQVLKFVGLEQRADDSIYQFSGGMKQRVSLACALVHRPQMLFLDEPTSGIDPQLRAAFWQHFRELTANDVTIIVSTHQMDEALYCDNLAILHRGTLLADDTPRKLLWKNRAKIKIWRGSKVSERTVENYPEALPELLQRDGLDPQVRRIEIEEESLETVILRMIDEQHSKEPEDETRH
- a CDS encoding VanZ family protein → MRRKSKAMAGGWPLRNRMKILLLLFFTIVIVPAIVLADLGRLPGFLAAIYAFPDGDKVGHFVLYGVLAFLLVIALPFGKSQKRWKTPLLACSLLVVAIGIEEISQSLLVTRSADVLDFACSVLGVALFGCVAWRIKCKKLSTKTDG
- a CDS encoding DUF333 domain-containing protein, whose amino-acid sequence is MKTKRNASWMITVSLLLASGCQRTPTEAVTEAQNAGLPNPASVFCEDQGGTLEIRTDADGGQYGICIFDDGSECDEWAYFRGECQPGDSLETLPADEGAGAKSEADDVVVARQAIVEYLVQHYDIEISGEWQNFESGPDDSPTRRFVSDSWMIALTPVENAVEPPTYEVEIGNITGFNWQGTIDANGEIQEIAYIPPATILSADEARDAVVVFLVENYNLTAPGVWAVERPEPKEPGIVFVIFTADAWTVEVSFMPAAPIVSKYNLVIDNTSASLHWEGEITSRGEITEIQATQY
- a CDS encoding maleylpyruvate isomerase family mycothiol-dependent enzyme encodes the protein MLQSPETILVADLFPEILDCLLALLSGMSREEWQRPTACAGWNVKDVALHLLGVEVGNLSVRRDGYVATQEIRDCRELVEFIDTWNQDWVRVTRRMSTRLLVETLRFVGEQVCGHFQLLNPHLIGGPVSWAGPDPAPVWLDLAREYTERWHHQQHIRDAVDRPGLKEPKYFAPVLGTFVWGLPHAYRSVDAEDGITLSLTIEGDSGGSWSIRREAESWRLYAGRADRPDAAVRIDEDVAWRLFTRGMDWKAAEDSVTFSGDRQLADGISNVISIIA
- a CDS encoding ABC transporter permease yields the protein MKPAISRLVAIASRVLKQLRHDHRFVAISILFPLAIIYFIKVVIDALASPFFDVTVYAIPYAAFIVHFITFVLTAIVLVRERTAGTLARMFVSGYREFEIIGGYLLAYTVLATAQSLMVLFELNLLFDLGYTFGTMAQMYVVMWLLSVLSMAIGMLVSNFARNEGQVFPFIPLVVLSVILSGIILPIDQLPKWSQVLSYLTPLYYANEVLQKLIKGQTLADNLLLLLRLPAYGLLALILVTLTLREKD